GATGAGAAAAAAGCAAGGGCACCCACAAACGGTGCATTGATATAAGTAGCAGGTTCAGATTGCTGATAGTTATTACGATCATCAGAGAAATTGTCTTTATTATCAGGACCACCTAATATGGCACCAACGAGGGTATTAGGATTGGATGAGGAAGAGTAGAGGTACTGAAACCCATCGTTGCAATCAATGTGATCAGGATGTGCATGAATTGAGGGTAGAGATGAGCCTCTGTGATGAACATGCTGTGGAAACTTCGGTCCAAACCCCACCATGTAAGACATTTTTGCTGGATTATCACCTAAAATGTAGTCCACCTGCTTCTTCGCTAGTGTTATAAGATTTCCTGCTGTTACAGTTGAAGTCCCGCATGTGACAGACCCTCCATTTGATTTAAGATACTTGGCGTATGTTAAGAGGAGCAAAGATGTGGAAGTAACATACTGCAAATTGCTCTCACTTGCTTTGTACAGAAGTCCTCCTGTAAATGTAATTCACCATTATAATTAAGAATGAAGTGGTTACATATTAGTTGAAAAACAGAGGCAATGGGATTGTATCGTTGACCTGGTGTATATTGAGCTTGGAAACTAGATGATCCTGGAATTAAAGAGCATATGTAGCTGTCCGAGTGAGCTTTGTATGATTGAAATGCTTGTGTGTTTTCTTCTAAGAACGCCTGTGAAATAACACAGCTTAAATAAGCTTCTgttcaattttgaaatattgcACAAGGGACATGATCAGGAATTGAGTTTTAGAATAAACCTTGGAAAGAAGGACCTTGGTTCCTGCTCGTTTGTCGTCCCAACTAAAAGAGTAGTCATCGTCGTTTGCTCCCAATGTTTGGCCATTGGATTCGATGTAAGACAAGTATGAACTGTTCTGTGAAGCTCTATGTAGCCATGATGCACCCCAGAGAAGCTCGTCCTAATTTACAGAATTGGGGTCAGTGacagtgatgatgatgattgacttgatatatatatattaggcaAGAGCCATCTGATGTGTCTTACTTGGTATCCAGAGTAAGAGCAGTAAAATGGGCAAACCACTGAGTTAAGGGAGTCACTATAAGATCCTCTGTACTTGTCTGCAAAATCGAATACCTGCACCAAAACAATCCAGATTCTTGTAAACAGAATTgttggggaaaaaaaagaagatttatCTTGGAAACATTAGGCTGTTTTTGATGCATGGATATTACCTTCATGGCGGTTTTAAGCAATCTGGAGGAGTAAGAAGGATCGGAATCTTTAAAAACAAGAGAAGCTGCAGCTAGTGCTGCGGCCGTCTCTGCTGCTACATCAGACCCTGGGTTCTGAGTGGAGACTTTGTACACATTTCGTGGCGTGTCCATGTCTTCGGGTCTCTCCCAGCAACGGTGATCCTTATTTGGATCTCCTACCTGTAGCATGAACAGCAGGAAACCAAACTATTTTCTTAACGTTTTCTATCATCTGCATGCTTCATAAGTCATTCTACATGTGCTATTCTACAATGACACCCTTTAAATGTGCTGAATGAGACATCAATATGAATCCATGCAAAGTTTGTTATTCTTTATGTGGGCTTGTATGCATCTCAGAATATGTTAAAGTTTGGCTTACTTGGACGTATAAGGTGCCAGGAGTAGCAGTAGCTGCCTTTAAAAGATAATCCGTGCTCCAACGGATGGCAGTTTTGGCATAATCAACCTGGTTCTTCATTAAGCTACCAAATTCAATCACACTCCAGGACAGTAGTGTAGTTGTAAAAGCCAAAGGCAGGCCAAACTTTACGTTATCGCCTGCATCATAATACCCACCCACTAGGTCCACCTGAAATTCAACGTTTAGTATCATATTAATTGTCAAATCACTGAAGCATTATGAAccataatataattaacaacGTTATACATGGTAAGAGGAACCGTCAGAGAGCCCGGAATTTCCCCTCCATGTGAGCCGCTGGTTAGACGGCAATTTGCCAGATCGCTGTCCCTCAAAAAAAAGGATGGACTTTTCAAGAGCATCAGAATAATCCTGAAAGGTAAAAGCAGAGGAAACTAAGCTAAGTGAAACGAGAGTTAAGCTAAGAATCAGCATTGTTGATGGAAATGTAGTAGTGGAGGAAGGAGCCATTTTCTTCCCTCTTGGCAACTTCCACAAAATCAGATATTATAGTTGAATACTACAACACTACTACTAAGCAGCAGCGCTAGCTAATGAGATCAGTGAGGCTGATGGGTTGGAAAATGTTGAGGTGGTGAAgcaatttatagaaaaaaaaaaaaaagggcaggAATTAAGATGGATAGTCGTTGGTCGTTGAGactaaagagaaagaaagagtcATGGTGTTCACGAGATCAGCTGATAAATTCGGACGTTTGTAGtgagaaaaatattcaaattttatccaTAGCGTAAGATTAGGAGCATTAAAGTCGTGCTTTAAAGATAATAAAGACAGGACTACAGTGTAAATCCTCAGTAGTCACTGGTATTTTTCGTGAAGTCTGGTACAAGTTTGACATATAAAATAAGACGCAGAAATCAAGTGAGAAAATTAGGGGATTTGAACTTTGGATGCCGTGATTAC
Above is a genomic segment from Mangifera indica cultivar Alphonso chromosome 3, CATAS_Mindica_2.1, whole genome shotgun sequence containing:
- the LOC123210351 gene encoding endoglucanase 1-like, giving the protein MAPSSTTTFPSTMLILSLTLVSLSLVSSAFTFQDYSDALEKSILFFEGQRSGKLPSNQRLTWRGNSGLSDGSSYHVDLVGGYYDAGDNVKFGLPLAFTTTLLSWSVIEFGSLMKNQVDYAKTAIRWSTDYLLKAATATPGTLYVQVGDPNKDHRCWERPEDMDTPRNVYKVSTQNPGSDVAAETAAALAAASLVFKDSDPSYSSRLLKTAMKVFDFADKYRGSYSDSLNSVVCPFYCSYSGYQDELLWGASWLHRASQNSSYLSYIESNGQTLGANDDDYSFSWDDKRAGTKVLLSKAFLEENTQAFQSYKAHSDSYICSLIPGSSSFQAQYTPGGLLYKASESNLQYVTSTSLLLLTYAKYLKSNGGSVTCGTSTVTAGNLITLAKKQVDYILGDNPAKMSYMVGFGPKFPQHVHHRGSSLPSIHAHPDHIDCNDGFQYLYSSSSNPNTLVGAILGGPDNKDNFSDDRNNYQQSEPATYINAPFVGALAFFSSQTATN